DNA from Prionailurus bengalensis isolate Pbe53 chromosome X, Fcat_Pben_1.1_paternal_pri, whole genome shotgun sequence:
GTGCAGGGGGCAGCAGGGGAAGGCGGTCCGGGGAGGGGGCATCGGGGGCTGTCGGGGGAGgcggtgggggaggtggggggggtgttgGTAGAGGGGGCATCAGGGGCCGTCGGGGAgacggcagggggagggggcatgggggCAGCAGggtgagggggtgtggggggggcagcggggggagaaggtgggggagggggcgtcagggggagcaggtgtgggggggaggggtcgtCGGGGGTgttggggggcggtggggggagggggcatcgGCGGCTCTGGGGGaggcagcggggggagggggcgttgaggggaagggggtgtgggggtcggtggggggagggggcattggGGGCTATCGGGGAAGGTGGTGGGGGGGCATCCGGGTGCATCAGggatgcatgggggaggggagggggtgtcgGGGGAGGCGGCGGGGAGCAGGGGGCGTCGGGGGACGTCTGGGGAGACGGCTGGGGGAGGGGTCATCGGGGCTACAGGGGAGGCCGTGGGGgatgggggcgtgggggggggtgCCGGTGGCAGGGGAGGCAGTGAGGGGAGGGGGCCtcagggtggggggcagcgggggggaggggcggggggcagtggggggagggagcatgggggagggggcatcagGGGGAGCGGGCGTGGGGGGAGGAGGCATTGGGAAGGCTTTGGGAGGGGGCGTAGGGAGAGGTGGTGAAGGTGCatcagaggggagggggcatCGGGGGAGGGGGCGTCGGGGGCATTTGGGGAGTCAGCAGGAGGACGGGGTGTCAGGGCTGCGGGGGAAGCgtcggggggcaggggaggcggcATGGGGGAAGGGTGTGGGGGGCATCAGGAGAGGAGGCATCaaggaggcggtgggggggggcgtggggtgAGGGGGCGTCGGGGGCCACCGGTGGAGGGAGCATCAGGGGGGCAGTGGGGGTAGGGGGCATTGCGGGGGAGGGGCGTGGGAGGCGTCGAGGGGAGGGttagcagggggagggggcggcggtgggtggcagctgggggaggggtcaTGGGGAGAGGGGtcgctggggggagggggtgtggggggaggggccatTGGGGAGGCGTTGGGAGGGGGCGTTGGGGGAGGCGGCCggtgggaggggttggggggcagcggggggtgggggcatcaCGGGGCTTCAGGGTAGGCAGCAGGGGTTAGGGTGTCAAGGGGCTTCAGGGGAAGCAGTGGGGGGAGGAGGCGTTGTGGGCGGCAGGAGGGCAGTGGGGGTAGGGGCCATCGGGGTGCGTTGGGGAGGCAGAagtgggagggggtggtggggggtggcagggggtggtggtGTTGTGGGCGGCAGGGTATCGGTGGGGGGAGGGTGCGTcggtggggggggcggtgtaGGGAGAGGGCGTCAGGGGTTGTTGGGGGAGGCAGCAGGGGTAGGTGGCGGGTAGGGGCGGCGAGGGgggccggtgggggagggggcgtcaGGGTGCATCAGGGAgtcagcggggggagggggaggcggggagaggggacGGAGGGGGCgtcggggggggggcaggtgttgGGGGAGGGTGCGTCTGGGGAGGCGATGGGGGTAGGGGGTGTTgaggatggcggggggggggtgggggggaggggatgtcaGGGTGCatcgggggagggggtggggggagggggtggggggagggggtggcggggtcagtggagggagggggcatgggggaggggtgtcaGGGGGCGTTGGCAGGAGGGGGCGTCAGAGGGGGCGTCATGGGAGGGGTGTCGGGGGatgcggcggggggagggggcggggggcgtcgGGTGGAGTAAGATTTTGTTTAAAAGCAACATGTACTCTCTGAAGTAGGAGGAGTTCTAGATCTTTCGTGACATCTGAATCAAACAATTCTTACTTTTAGAGAACGGGAAAGGGGGATGACTCCCATATTCTCCCAGCATGTTTAAGGACAGGCTGGCAGGAAGAAAAGAATCCCAGGCTACAGTAGGGGCCAAAGGAAAGattggaaggtggggagggggaaaccACTGGCTGTcgaaaaataacaaaaaggtcAGATCCCCACTTTTCCATTCAGGACTTGAAGGCTCAGGGCAGGGCAGTCAGGCCAAGCCTCACCCTCACTTATTTATACCAAATCTGAGTACAGCCACCAGTGAGCAGAAGGGAAGTGTACCAGGCACTAGTTAGAGGCCAAGTGAGTACCCTGAATGAGAAATGAGGACCAAAACAGCCCATGAAGGAGAGGGCTCCACACAACTCTCAGTTGGATGCCCCCCTGAGGGGGACAGGGTGTAAAGAACTACTTTACTTCTTCCTCTAGGGTCTTTGGCTTTGGTCTGAGGTATCGACTTCATGGCAATAGACTAGAGGAGACCCAGGACTGGTCAAGAGTTTTCAGGATGATCCTGAATGTAAACTTAGAACACCCCCAAAACGCAGAAGAGAGGCTCCCCACTGGCAGCCCCTGCTGTCACCCCAGTATATCCCAGGCAGGGGTGGCAGACTATACTCTAAGGTTCCCTCTAACTTCCTCCATAGAATTCTCCGGGAACAGGCTGATGAGAACAGGAGCCTTGTGGGTTCCTGGAGCAGGGCCCTCTGATAAGCCCCCAGAGGCAGCCTTGGTTAAAGCCAGGGAGGAAACTCCCTGATGAAGGTGCTCACGTCACTTCATTCTCCCTCATCCAGGGATCCGCATCTCCTGATCCTGTTTCTAGGCCTGCCTCCTGTGCCTGACCGAGGTGCCATCATGCCTCGGAGACACAAGAGTAAGTTCAAGGCTCATGAGAGACGCCGCCAGCCTCGAGGTGAAGCTCAGGGTTGCGAAGATGCTCAGGCCAAAGCAGCAGCGGAAGCGGAGTCCACTCCCTCCTCCGCTGCTCAGTGCGAAGATACTACCCAGAGTGTGCCCACTACTGGGTCAAGTGGCGCTTCTCAGCGGCGTAGAAGAAGAGCaagagccgccgccgccgccgccgccgccgccgccgccgccacttCTGCAGCCGTTCCTGGCACTAAATCTGATGAAGAATCCAGCAACCAAGATGGGGAAAGGGTGAGCTCCTACGAGGCCCCATTCTACGTTGAACGCCCAGGCGAAGATTCTCTGAACAGGAAGCCTGGCTTGCTGGAGCAGTACCTTCTGTACAAGTATAAGATGAAACAGCCCATTCTGAAGGAAGACATGCTGAAGATTATCGGCCCAGATTATGAAGAGCGTTTTCCTGAGATCCTCAAGAAAGCGGCTGAGCGCATTGAGATTGTCTTCGCCGTCGACCTACAGGAAATCGACTCGACTAGATACGACCTCGTCAGCAAACTCAAACTCCCCAACAACGGGAGGGTGCGTGCTGGCAGGGGGTTACCCAAGACCGGTCTCCTGATGAATATCCTGGGAATGATCTTCATGAAAGGCAACTGTGCTGCTGAGGAAGACATCTGGAAATTCCTGGGTCTGATGCGAGTATATCCTGGGAGGAAGCACTTCATCTACGGGGAGCCCAGGAAGCTCATCACCAAAGATTTGGTGAAGCTGCAGTATCTCGAGTACCGCCAGGTGGCCAACAGTGATCCTCCACGCCATGAGTTCCTGTGGGGCCCAAACGCCCTAGCTGAAACCACCAAGATGAAAGTCCTGCAGTTCTTGTCGAAAGTCAACGATACCATCCCCACTGCTTTCCCATCCTATTATGAAGAGGCTCTgcgggaagaggaagagagagcccagGCCAGAGGCGCAACCGGGGGTGGCCCTACCGCCAGAGTCCTCATACCTTCCAGCGTCATGGCCAGGAGTATCTTCCCACCTCTGCTGAGATCCGAGGGTTCTAATCCTCTTGACAAGATACTACAACGTTGCAGTAAGAATTAGATTATTAGCAATGTGAAAGAATCTCACAGTAAAATAGTAAGGgtgagagaatagaaaaaaaaaaatttaaacatggtCAATCcagtttttttggtttcttttaggCGTTAGTTTTACACAAGTTACtatgttttagttttaaatgaTTTAGACTTCAAGTTTGCTCAATAAAGATAAATTACATCTTAATTCATACTTCAAGTTTGTTcaataaagataaattaaatcttaaattatACGGTGTGTTTACTGACTCTTTTGTTCATCACACATGGAGTATCTGCTCACCGGAAAGCTCAGTTTAGCACTGCAGATGCTGATATAAAGGAATCCAGTCTCTACTCATAGAATTTTAGAGCCTTTGAGCCACACTCACACAAGTAAGATGCCCAGATACCCTCTCTGGCCTTTAAGTAGAGTAAAAAgaaccagagaggaggagggtggtCCTTACGAGAACAATTAAGTGGAAATTTCCTAAGCAACACAACTTGGGACTTTAGGAACCTGCTAGTCTTCAGGGGGATGTAATTGTCATTTACAGTATGTGGTGCACACAGTTGAGGCTGTGGAATTACTAGGGAGAGGCCAGTTCCTTCAACAGTACATGTCAGAATTGAGAGAGAAAACCCAGTGTTAGTCTGCTTAGGCTGCTACAACAACATACCATGGagtgggtggcttcaacaacaaacattttcacgtttctggaggctgggaagttcacCATCAAGATACCAGCAGGTTTgatttctggtgagagctctctttctAGGTTAAAGACTGCCACCTTCTCCATGTATCCTCAGGTGGCATAGAGAGAAAATTCTGGTTTCTCTTGCTCTTAGGAGAACACTAATCACATCACGGGTGCTCTCTCCTCAGGGCCTCATCTAAACCGAATTACCTCCCCAAGACTGCACCTCCAGTTACGTTCACATTGggtgttagggcttcaacatacgaactTTGGTGAGTGGGGACACATTCAGTCTGTAATAAAAAATTGGTGCTATGAGTTATTTTGGGATTATGGATGGGTAAACCAAAGAGAAGTCTCCACCCCAGGGCAGAAAAGGAAGGGGTCCTTTGTTCTTATTCCAGTGCAGAGGAGTACAGTGTGCAAGCTATGTGATCTAGGCATGACATCTTCATGGAGTTTCTCAAAATAAGGGTGATGCCCACCTTCAGGTGAGCCGCCACTGTGCTGGCACTGTTTGCCTGGAGTTGGGAGAGCCACAGGCTGTTCCATTAAAAGGCCATTTTAATTAGATTATCATGGATGCAATTTGGCAGACTAAGCAAGGGCTTGCTTTTGTTGAGGGTGTAATAATGAATGTCAACAGAGGTCATATGGatggaagggcacctgggagggATGGGAAAACTTGCACCTTGACACAAATTCTAGGAACTTGACTGGTATCCAAATGAGAAAGACAACTCTGTGCCGGAATTAAATGACAGGTGATCTAATGGGGAAAATTTAGTTCATTTTACTAGGTCAGGTAAATTTGTGGCTGATTCTTTGTCCAAGAATACTGCATATTCTCTGAcacttcctaaattaaaaaaaaaatacaagggagATGGATGATCTCATTTGGgatcaaaatattaatttccatTCCTTAAATATTGGGAATACTTGCTAATCATCTTATCATGTGGTTACATATATACATTCCAACGATCCTGTAAGATAGGCCTTACCAAACTCACTTGGAGGATAAAAACAGTCAATTTTCTCAACTTCACAAGAATGGTCACTACCAGAGCTGGAACTAGATCCTTGGTTTGAATTCGCCTAGAGGCCACATCGTTCGCCTTCTCCCCACCCGAGGCAGACCTTCCGCCTCTTAATTCATTTACTCACTCACTCTTCCAAAATGTATCTCAGACAGTATGAACGCACTTGAAACCAAATTACTAAAAGCAGGCCTgttgaagggaagggaaacaggagAATAAGTCATAATTTGGGGATTGTCCTCGGGTCTCCTTTTACTAAGATCCTACTGAGAACTAATTCTGTCCAGGGCCTAGTACTGTGTCCAGTTTTAGCACCTTCCAGCATTGGAGAACCCTTCATCTGGGACTTCCCAAGTCTGCCCTCCTTCCAAATCTGGAACCTGACCTGCTGACCAATTCTTCACTTTGGCCTCCTCTGATGGCTGCACTCCATTATTAGCAGAGCTGAAAACCTGCATCACCTGCTCTAGCCCTGCCTTAGAGCATTCCAACTCCCTGGTGGTCACCTCCTTCACCACggatatatatcattttaatatatctGTTTAGGTGGTAATATGGAgatcttcatttctctctccctcaacacaCCAGACATTGCCTTCTCCAAAAGTTAACCCTTCTAATAGATGGTTTAAATAGCTTCTTACTATAAATTTATGAGGAATTTTCTTGACACACTTATTAACATGTGTCAAGTTTACAAGTAGAAGCTTTTAAACTTTGTGAATCAAATTGGAAAAGCTTCCCCGATTATTGTGGATCCAGAACATGACAACATGGCATTAGAATAGATGTTATTTTATAACATAACTCAGCAGTGAAATTATTTGAGTccataaaaggcaaaataaagtaaaagattaTCAACTTCTATCTTCGCGTTCAGTAAAATTTAACAACACATAGCTGGATTTGCTTAAGAATTTACAAGAAATTAAATCTCAATCAATTGGCTAATATGCTCATTGACACATTTATTCCCTTAATATTAATCAGGCATCTGCTCTTGGGAACAGACTGTGCTATTGCTGGGGATGCTCAGATTTGGGAAAAGGGAGTGTCTGGGAGTAGTAATATTAGAAGGGCGATAGTCAGATATTATAGTAAACCAGAGGTGTTTACACCAGAATGAGGGTGTTGGAGACCAGATGAACATGGGGAGGTAGCAGTTAGGAGCAAATGGTGCAAATATGTTTGGGAAACTGCAGGTTTCTTTGGTGAGACTGAAGTTTAGGTTGAACAATATGAGGTAAGACTATGGGAATGGAAACAAGGGCCATTTCTTCACACGGTGTGCCAAAGGACTGAGAGATTTCAGCTGGGAGTGAAAATGGCTCCTGAATCCTGGATACACTAGAAAGAAActtcccacaggcaaaggtcaAATAGGCGTTCTGGGCCCCTTTTCGCTGCATGTGAGCACTTTGCAAAGCATTACCTATATCTTATgcccatacaaaaacctgcacagtTTTTGGTAAGTTTTCTTACCATTTTACTTCATTCAAAacagagtttttaaatttctcttgaattttcattttttagtcaTGTGTTATTTACTAGTGTTTTATTTAATCTCAATGTTTTGGGAATTTTCCAGTCATCATTTTGGTAAtggtttctagtttaattccattattGTCTGACATAGAAACTACATGATTTCTATTCTTATATATTTGTTagatgtgttttatggcccagaatgtagTCTAGGTTGGGGAGTGCCCCACGTGGGCTTGATAGGAATGTGTACTCTGCACTTAGATGAGGAAGTCTAGAGATGTTAATCATGTCTGATTGACTTAGGATGTTAATGAGTTCCACTATATCCCtatgattttctgcctgctggatcttCACATTTCTCATAGAAGGTTGTAGAAGTCTCCGACTATTATAATGGATTCATCTACTTTCTCTTACAATTTTTGCCTCTCACACTTTGATGTTCTGTTGTGAGGCACATACCTATTAAACACTGCTGTGTCATCTTAAAGAACTGACACCTTGGTCATTAGGCACTGCCCTTCTCCATCCCTGATAACTTTGCTTGATCTGAGCTTGGCTCTGTGTGAAAGTAATATACCTACCCCCATTTTCCTTTGGTTAATATTACAGTGGTCTATCTTTCTCTATTCCTTTGCTTTCAatctatgtgtctttatatttaaagtgggtttgtTATAAACAACACATAGATGAGATTTCTTTCTTGGTTCATACTGATATGCTGTCCTTTAATTGGTATCTTCAGGTTGTTGATATTCCATTCAAGGTTATTACTAATATGACTagattaatatctaccatatttgctgatcctttcctgtttttatatttttgacttTCGCTCTTTCtgccttttgtaattttttacattaatttacttaattgggggaatcatttcacaatatatatgtataccaagACATCTCATtgcaaacattaaataaatgcaatgtgTATCTGTCATTCACACCTCagtaaaagtggaaaaaaactggggcacctgggtggctcagtcagttaagcatctgactcctgattttggctcaggtcatgatctcacagttcacgagatcaagcctcacatcaggatccgcactgatggtgtggagcttgcttgggattctctcgctccctctctctgctcctcccctctgctcatgctctctctcgaaataaataaaactttgaaaattttttaaatggaaaaaattactCGAACATTTTATATGGTTctgttttctctccattcttAGCATATtgattcttttcacttttttaaacattttttcagggGTTGCCCTAGTGTTTACgatatatatttacaatgaatACAAGCTCACTTTGAAATAACACTATACGACTCTACAGATAGTGCAAGTAGCTTATATAATCACAAAGTATTCTTAATTCCTGTCTCCTATCCCttatttcatttctgtcattcatttcacttatatataagtTATAACAATCAAATACACCATGGTTATTATTAATTCAAACAAATTGCTACCTGGttaagaatgaggaaaaataagttttattttacctccacttatttcttctctaatcctCTTCCTCTTTTAATATACAtcctatatcctttttttttttaaacacacttctttgaccatttttttgCTACATGGTTCTAATGGCAACAAATCCCCTCCATGTTTGATTGTCTGAGAAAGCACTTCTTCACTTCTGAAGTAGAATTTTACAGGATATAAAGTTCTAGATTGGTGGTTTTCTTCTCTAGACACTTTAAATATCTCACTACATTCTTCACCTGTTTGTATGGTTTCTGCGAAATAGTCACATGTAGTTCTCATCTTTGCTCCTCTAAAGGTAGGTTGCTTTTCCTCTGGCTTCTatgaaaaacttttcttttatcttttattttctgtagtttgagTATTATATGCTATAATGTGTAGGTTTCTACCACCAAGCAAGTCCCCAATTTGCCTCAAGTCTGACACTATCTATCTTGAGGATGCATAAGATCTCCCAGGTTAAGGGATCAGTCCACACAAGACTGCCCCCACAGCAGATAACAATCACAAGTCCGAGGATACTAGTTGTACTTGTGACCTATAGGCCACAAAGTTCAAAGGTGATTCTCATTTCCGCACCTCCATTAACAAGACAGGATGGCTATGTACGACTGAAgttgtttattttccttgtccCATGTGGAAGGCTAGAGAAGGCTAGAATTGAGTGTCTCCTTTATCCCAGATCAGCTGAGCTCTGACAAAACCCCAATAGGTTCAACTTGTATAATATAGTTTCTTCTGAGGACAGGTCTTTTTGAGAACGGAGCAGTCTGGCATATTTCAAATGaatacttttctctctctgctagaAGCCAAAGGAGACTTTTTATCTTCATGGTGGAAATATGTAGAGCTCCTGAAGTAATACTCACAATGTGCAGAGTCTTAAACTCTCAGACTTTTCTACAAAGAGACTCCGGAAATTTCTCAGTTATAATTCAGGTTTTCCTACCCTGGTACTGGTTCCCATGGAGGTTTCTCCTCTGCTAAGTTCTGATTCTCTGTACTGACCTATTTGTCTCTCCACTTGGTGGGGGCGGTAGCATGTCCTGTGGTCTCACTTCATGGGTAGATCTAagatttgttgatttttcagtgtcTTCACCTTTACTTGTTGTTAGGATGGAATGATGACTTCGAAACTCCTTACATGACAGATAAGAAATTGGAACTCCGTTATTCCCTCAGTTAttctttctgcccccttctctcctctctgagaCTCCTATTACATTATGCTTTTATAATTGATTGTGTTCCATAAGTCTGTTAAGTGCTGTTCATTTTCCttaattatgttttcctttttctgaggaGTTTACCCCAATTCCTCAGACCGGATAATCTCAACTGACctatcttcaagtttactgaGTCCTTCCTTTGCCTTCTCAGATCTCCTGC
Protein-coding regions in this window:
- the LOC122476831 gene encoding melanoma-associated antigen B5-like; protein product: MPRRHKSKFKAHERRRQPRGEAQGCEDAQAKAAAEAESTPSSAAQCEDTTQSVPTTGSSGASQRRRRRARAAAAAAAAAAAATSAAVPGTKSDEESSNQDGERVSSYEAPFYVERPGEDSLNRKPGLLEQYLLYKYKMKQPILKEDMLKIIGPDYEERFPEILKKAAERIEIVFAVDLQEIDSTRYDLVSKLKLPNNGRVRAGRGLPKTGLLMNILGMIFMKGNCAAEEDIWKFLGLMRVYPGRKHFIYGEPRKLITKDLVKLQYLEYRQVANSDPPRHEFLWGPNALAETTKMKVLQFLSKVNDTIPTAFPSYYEEALREEEERAQARGATGGGPTARVLIPSSVMARSIFPPLLRSEGSNPLDKILQRCSKN